The DNA region ACCTAAGCACAAGTCAAGGATTACATACAACATTAATACAACCGTAACAGCAGAAATCTGCTTAATGAAGTTGAGAAACTTTTTCTGAGCCTTCTCTAtcagtaaagggaatttcctggGACTCCAGGAAATCCCTAGATGAGTGATGATATAATTGTGGACACACCCCTCCCAACCTTGCCTCaccaagaaaaaaagtttaattgaATAAACAATAGTATATAATTTGATCAGAACTGGTTTCCATCTAGACATACAAAAGCTGGGAAAGTTCAAGGAATGTTTTTGGAATCAAGCAGAAGAAATGATTACAAAAATTTCACCCTGTACATCAGTAAGGGAGATTCTTCATCATGCATAAAGATGACAAGATTCCCAGCTCCTAAACCTGataggggagagacagaggagattCTTTTGTGCAGTCAAGTGTCCAAATAAATCACAAATCCTGAGGGGCAGACGGGCTAAGATTATATGATTTATATATCAAATTGACTGTGTTTAATAAGATGAAAAATCTTAGAAGAGAGATCTTCAGAAGTCAAGGAGGGTTAAAAGCAAGAAGTAGAAATAGTTCCATCAGCCAAATGCCCTTGTACTTCACATAAAACAAAGGTGATAGATGGAAACCACTTTTAATACAGAACAACATAGTTTGACCACAAGCACTAGAGAAAATAAATTAgggttttataatattttttaacgTGTCTAAGAGTGCCATCAAGTAACATCAACAGCTGATATTTGCAAGGGttgttaaaatcaaattgacTTCTGGCAAGAGGTCAGAGTCAAGCTACAAAGGTATCTTGAAGGCTAGTAAGGTTTCATTCGAGGTAATTGGGAGCAAACCTGGAGTACAAAGAATCTGGCCTTGAGCCCAAAAGATGTATTAGTTTGGGTAAAACACTTGAAGCTAGTGAGTAACAATCCACCTCTTCTTTCAGTGTCTTACGTACATAATACATTAAGGCTCACCAAGGCAAGTGTGGTCATTCTGtccttccctttcccactctTATCTTCCCTGCTGGATAGAactatggcttttttttttaaccgaTTCCCCCTGCTTTGTAAAGCCTaactcttaaaatattttctttaactgAAGAAGCTCTAGCTTCACGgagagggataagagaaggttTCTTTTTCTACCACAATAGAAAGATCTAGGCGAGATCTTTGGGAAGATCGATGGTAGCAGATTTCCTGCCATCATAATCATACTATGTTTTATCTGAATAGAGAGCTTAGTAATCATAGCACCTCCAGCATGTTCCCTGCCCCTACCCAGATGGGGTGAAGTCAGGATGAATAGAGGAGCAATCTTTGGCAGAGCTTGcctcagagcagagaaaggagtcATTAGGATCAGACAGCTGTGCAAAGAGAACATTCTGTCTGAACCACTGGAGAAACCAAAGGGAATCAACGGTGATAACATCAAGCTGGGTGGATTGGATTAGGTTAAATTATTTCCCggtatctttgtattccccatgcctagcacatactaggtgcttgataaatgtcaagtcaaaagaagaaaaaccttGCATTACCCCCAGCAACGCCCCCCCGCCAAACACCGGAACGCAGAAAACTGCTGGTTCTGATagatttggaaaaaaacaaaccggggggtgggggtgggaaagttAACCTTGTGATTAACATCATATCACAAAATTACATTGAAAAGCTGATTTTCAGCAACCCTGTCTTCAGAAATGAGAAGCTGGATGGAGGAGGTAAGAACTTTGGATTGGTAACTGGGATACTCCAAAATGAGCTAAAGGGATGAAAATGAGAAAGTAATGGCATTGACAGAAGATCTGAAAAGCATTGATAAacgaaaaaaggaaatgaaatgctTGGTGATAGTCTCACAAGCCCTCTGACATAATACTTACGAGACTTGTGGCTTAACCTTATGTTATGACACCAGTGACCTACCCTAGGTTCAAGTAGTGACCTAAGGGGCATCAGGCAACAAGTATCTGgctagaaaaagaggaagggtaAAGGATAACATGGACcaggctgtatttgaacccatTAAATGTAGAAAGAACTTAGGTTTTTGACACATTGTATAGCCCTTCTTTGGAGGGTCTCTAGAAGAACAGGGATAAAAATGTCACAGGATAAAAGAAGGCATAGTTGGGCTATGATCCGCACTAATGGCATGAATCAAGGATGAGATCATAGATATTCGGATGTCTGGTGCCTTACCATATATGCCACACACAAATTTGAGGTCGACATGGGATTAAAACCCAGTCTAGTCCACTGTTTTAGCCACAGACCTCTTTAGTATTTACTCTTCCTGCATGAAGCAGAACACTTGCAGTGTTTCCGGTAAAGGTGATGGTTAAATTTTGTATTTGACAGAGGCTTAAAAACAGAAGGTTGGTGCGCCAAACTAAGCTTAAGGAAACAGATGATTGTACGAGCAAGCAATGTTAGTCACAGTTGGATATCATTTATGATCCATCATAAAAATTGCCAAGATCAAAAAAACAATGTTTATTAGAACATAATTAAATGCACTTAGAAAACCCTCAAGTTCAAGTCATTGATTTATTTGAACCTAATGTAGATAATGACccatgttttggttttttttttgcctgtggtGAGGTTTCCAGTGGTAAAATTGTGCTAGTTAAATGATACCATTACATAGCTGACTTACGTACCACCACAAAAGATTTTTAAGCATATTTCATTatgcacattcatatatatatgcatatgtatgcatatttatacagAACACAGCTGGCCATGCAAATCCTACCAGTACCACACTGTGGGTAAGACTCTCTGAGGGCTGTTGTATAGAAAATCTGGGCATCCCATCTTTAATTTCATTCTCTGCATCTCCCACCTTCCCCTCAATCTCCATTccacacctcccctccccacccagctcCTTGACGTTTTTTCCCTCTAAATTGCCTTCTATTTCTCCAAGCTTTCCTTTTCACCAGCTCCTAGTTTTCTTCTCACCCAATACCATGAGCAATGCTAAATTAGCTGACACTGCTAACTATAATCTGGATTCTCAGACATGAGCAATGTCAGATAGGAACTGGCCAAGAGGGAGGGCAAGCTGTATTAGCCCTGGCTCTGCTGCTCAGGTGCAAATACGGTACTTCTGGGACATAGAGGAAAAGATGCTTGACTGGAACTTCAAATGAATAGGGTGGCATTTAAAAACCTGTCCTTACCTTTGCCCCAACAAGTATTTTAAAGGATGCTGAGCCAAATCCCCTACCAACAAACAGCCCTAGTGTTCAGTTAATATTTCCTTCTGTGAAGAGGCTCTGACAATACTAATACACAGGACAGAGACTGAAAATAGAATCTTGTCAACTATTATGTTGGAATCCTAGTTAACAATgctattaaatattcatttacaAAGGAATCACTCTACATACAATGATATGTTCAAGTCTGTGAGTGGTAAATCTATTTTCTAAACAGATTTATTCTTAAAGAAACACACCAAGGGTTTTCTTTTCATCTCATTTCCAAGCAGCAGAGTTAAAATGgtgccctttctttctttcttctccccccacccccaccccctaactAACTAGAGTAAACACGTCAGGTCTATAAAACCATTCACATTGCAGCTCTAGGAGATGGGTCTCCCGTCAAGTCAGGAATGCTCTTCGGTGCTGCTGCTGAAGGACCTACTCCGCACATGATTTCTCAGCTGCTCGATGAGTTCAGGATTCTGCTGCTGTATCTGCTGAGCAAACTGCTGTCCCCTGCAGCACACAGATAAAAGGCAGTGAGAGTGGGGAAAATAACCCAAGATATAGGACATGtgcaaaaggaaatggagacaagaCAGGAAACACGGTTAGGCAGAACATGCAAATGCTACCGATACCACACTGCAGGTACGATACTGGCCTCTCTGATGCTTGGAGCCACAGGACACTCCAGGACCCACTTCTAAGCATCTCCAcgggctgtctcccatgcctagagcTCTCCCTTagctcctcctggcttccctggcttccttcaagtctcagctaacgtcccaccttctgcaaaaagctttTCTCAGGCTTGCTTAAAGTTGAGATGACcttcaattttatcttatttgtacatggtcgttttcatgctgtctcccccattagattgggagcttgggagctgggaatttttttctctttttattcccagaaCATAGTATACaacctggcacaaagcaggtatttaataaatacttggtgacttGACTGAAACTGCCCAAAATGAAACCCTGTgaaaggaaaattcatcttcctaaataaaaagcaagttgttgttgttcagtcacgtccgacccttcatgaatccatttggggttttcttggcaaagatgctagagtggtttgccattttcttctccaatggattaaggcaaacaggttaaatgacttgccgagggccacacagctagtgtgtgtctgaggccacatatgaactcaagtcttcctgactccaggcccagtgctctatccactggaccacctcaCTGCCTTTGATTAGGTCTGCTCAATAGGTCTTCTGGTGAAGAGGCATTTAGAACtgagcaaagagaaaaaagtaagcaGTGAACTTAGAAATGACACAGGACTGCAATTTACTAGTGTACCCCAAGAGGGAACTATTAAAGCCATAATAATGCCTGGGgtaggcttcatttctaaaaactttttttttcttttgctcagaGCACCATATTTGACATCAGGACTACTATCACTTAAATCTGCATATTGGCAATAGTATTGGAGAGCTGGGAAACTCAGGCAACATGCAGCTTCCCTTTGATAAGAGCAGATATTTTTATGGAATTCTTTATGAGTTCAAGGTCTAATTGAGGTTAGTGCATATGTGTAATAGGTGAGGGTTGAATAATTTATGATTAATATGCTGATCATACTATGgatgatagataaataaaatttatattaaataaaattatttactaATGTTAATTGCAATATGATGTCCAAAATCTCGAAGCCTATCTAAGCAAAACCTACCACACACTAGTGTACCCAGAAACATGCTTTGTGAACCGTGGTTCTAAGAAGATGTACATGAGCAATGAAGAGAAATAGTGAAGCAGTTACATGACAGTGAGGCAGGACTTTTTCAAGGCCTTCACTGGTTTCATCCCAAAAGAGGAATAACTCCCACCTGGTCAACCACAGACCTACCAATTAAATCCCTTCAGTCAtaggaaaaaacaacaaattgaaagACAAGAGGCCATAAAGATACACAGACACACTGTACAAACTAGCAATTCTGAGAGGAAACTACTCAGGATTTTTGTTAAAAAGAATGAGCCTAGCAAAACTATGAAAGTTCAATACGTACTCTACAGGTCAAAATCTAATAAAATCTAGTCCAGAGGGTATCCTCATACCTTTCCATTCTAAGTTCTGTTTCTTGAACAGAATACCCTGTTTTCTAGTAATCTTTACAATAAGCCGGCAAGCTTactgagaaggggagggaaggggaagaagagaggaaggaagatagggaaagaaggaagacagggaagaaggaaagaagaaaggaaggataggaggaaagagaaggaaggaagaaagggagaaaggaaagaaggaaggaagggagaggagaaagagaagaatggaaaggaagtaCATATTGGTCTTTGAGCTAAAATTTCCCAAAGTAATTACTTTTAATTCTATAAGACATACACCCCTATTTTCAAGGTAGAGCCTGTGTAAGCAGGAATTGTTAAGTACAATCTGTCAAGATTTACTTCCACTAAATTAAAAAGATTCTAAGCTTGGAAAAACTGGAGAAGTcgatgccaaaccactccagtatctttgccaagaacgcCCCATAATGGGGTCGCAAGGAGTCGGATGCTACTGAACAACGACAAGCTTGAAAGAAATCTGGAATGTGTGTGGGACACATCCAGAGGAGGTGGCTCGCTGttaattagcttttttggcttttttatttatgaatttatattctagAGCAGACAAATCCTAGGTCAGCAACCTTTAGAAGGctctggagaaagaagagagaagggaggaagacatGAACACCCTTATTTAAGAAGTTAGGGAACCAAATAGTGACAGCACAATCAACGATAGGGCATAGTAGACAAGCACTAGGACCTCGGTTTGAGAGCTGCCATGGATTTCCTCCGTAGGTTACTTAAActaatctgtgcctcagtttctccatgtgtaaAGTGAGATAAACAAAATAACGCATGCAAATATATTTCAGTATCTTGTTAGAAACACAGTAATTCACAGAATTCCTGATTACAGAGACAGAGCTAAGCAGAGAATTCAGACCTTTTGTCATACTGTCCAAGCACTGAGCTgataaactaaaaaagaaattctaatgTGTGAACACCTTCTCAGCTTCATGAACCCTGAAGACATGGAAGGTAATTAATAACAGTAGTAGTAGCCTTTATATAGTGCtgtaaggtttataaagcattttataaatacctcatttcatcatcacaacaactctgggaggtaggtattactattattttcactttagagatgaagcagacagaggtcaagtgacttgcccagggtcacatagctagtaagtatctgaggctggatttgaactcaggtcttccaaactccagacTCTTAATTGTTGCACCATCTACATGGGTAGGTGGTAAAGGTGGCAAGGTTTGACATTAGAACCAGAAGTAAAGATATTAACAGGTgacatttatattgtgttttacatacattatatcaGTTGATCCTAACAACGACTCTCTGAGGCAGGAAGTTCAAGTTATTATTGGCTCCagtttgcagatgggaaaactgaaattaaatgagttaaacagacttgcccaaggtcacacagctagcaagtagtAGAGCTGGGACTCTAAATTCCACAACTGTAAATGTGGTCCTTCTCCACTACAGCTAGGCCCCAATGAGTGCTAATAATGAGTCCcctaaaatggacataatattcAGATACACACAGCATTTTTCactgggctggaaccaattaccatattttataaaattatagcTTCAAATAGTATGAATTTGAATTCATAGACCACTTCATGGGATTCCTTATACACACTAACCAGGACTTTGCTATATATAGACCAcactactaaaaaaaaattatttggaagcTATAGTTTATAGGCAAGCTGGGCTGAAGTTTCTCATAAAACACTGAAAAGGAATTCCCTTAAACATGACACTTACGCTTGGATGAGGCTGGACAGATCAGTCAGGCCTCCAACCCCAGCAGCAGGACCCCCAATGGCATTTGTCATCATTCCTGACATGCTAGAATATGCAAGAGAGAAGTTACAGGGATGGTTACGGATTCTCAAACCAGTTAATAGAGTTTGGTGCCTGCAAGAGTAGGGTATACCCGAAGTATAGAGAGAAAGTTAGATCCACTACAGGACTGGAGGTGGATCATTTTGATTGAGAGCTCTCCAAAAAAGATGAGTTCAGAGTAATCTCTGGCAACACCTTAAAGTTCTTACTCTCTCAGATACCTAGCTAACGTCTAAGTATGAAGGTGATATGgaacatgctctctctctctctctctctctctctctctctgactttctgtctctgtcttctctttcttcctctctttctctcttttctctcattctctgtctctctccacccccctcattcttttctctcattcttgctcctctcctccctccttctctttctctcattttctttctccctcctctctctctcttattctctctcactctctgtctctatctttctgtgtccctctcctctctcccctcctttcccccctccacccctgctccctctctctctctccatccaaaTACTCACAGTTGTTGAACTTGAGGATTCTGCATTAAACTCGCTGCCTGAAATGGACAGGAAATAACTCCCATTAAGCCAGTTAGTATTTACAAGCACATCTTTAAAAGTGGGGTGGAGGTAGAAAGCATAAAGCATGCATCTATATCTTGTGGAATTTAACTATAATGGACAAGATAAGTGGGTGTGGAAAGAAAGGTAAGATACTGAGAAAATAGCCCTGAGGAATCATGTTCCAAGGGGAGAAAGATTTCAGATAacagtatcatgctccaatgATGGCAGTCACTTTATTGACTAGGCACCTGAGTCAAAAGGAATGAGAACAAATTAAAGATATGACCCAAAAGCCCCTTGCATTAGAAGTAGCCCATTTGTCaataaaaaatgtgtgtgtatgtgtgtgtggggcggGGCGGCTCAGCAGGACCCaaaggttttatttcttttccttaaatgtCTGGGCCTGAATGCTTGTTCAAAAATACCATCCCATATTCTGTTTTGGATGTATGCCCGTTTTCTCCTTGGTATACTGGCAAAGGtttcaacaatatttattatttacagCTATCAATCTGTAGATCACAGTTCCTTCTTTATTCCCTGGCACTAAATGACAAGTACTGAGAAAAACTCCCATTTTCTTTATTACCAGAAAGATAATTGCCTGTCAAATGCTGTCCCTTCTCAAGGCTCCTAAACTCAGTTGAAGCCTTTATCCCTAAAAATGAGCAGTGCAATCCAAGGCCCAGAATGAGCACCATTTATGTTCAGAAATGTCAGAATCAAGCAGCCAAGTGTAAACCTGCccacttcttgttgttgttggcaGGGTGGATTGGGAAAAGGCTCAGGGATGCTGAAATTGGATGATCAAAAGGTTAAATTGCCAGACCATGCACTGCAAACTGGTGCTTTagatgggaaggaggaggggcagcaagaagggggaaaaaggggaaaaccTAATGAAACTACATGGTAGACATCTTCCTCCTGCCTCCTAAAGGCAGTCTTTACTTTCACACATTGCATCAGCCTTTCTGTGAAGCAGGCACTCAGCTACAAGAGCCTAGGTACAACAGAAGAAATCACACAAGGGTACTCACCATGCTAATGAAGGCTGGATTGTTGATCAAACTAGCCATGTCAAAGCTCAGTCCTGTTCCAGTCTGTAATGAAATTATGCCCCAAAAATCACTCTACCCCGTTATAGTTTAATACAAAATGTAGATGCGTCAGAGAAAAATATTCCAGTGAGCTATCACGAACAACTTACAGGACTGGCCACCTCCCTTAACTTCTGTTCTGCTATTTTCAAATTAGACTTATAAGAATCGTTTTCTGGGTCAAGATCCAGTGCTTTCTGATAACTTGTAATTGcttcttcatatttattcatGGCAGTGAGGGCCAGCCTGAGGAGAAAAAAGCAAATCAGGACAGAAACCTAACatcattcattaattcttttAATGTCAATACATCACAAAATGTGTCCAAGGTTTCTATAATGAGAGGGATAGAAAAATGGATTacatctgtgacttcattggtacagggaactccaaGGTGAGGAACTTCCccttaccaatgcaggttggcaccttccctccaatttatagtctcagaaaaTTGCCTGGAtcactgaagttaagtgacttgcccagagtcacacagccagtatatatcgGAGGCATAACTGAAATCCCAGTCTTCCTGGAGTGTTCTCCACCCACCACACCACCTTGCTTCTCATAACACCCAGCCCATATCAGAATTGGACCTCACAATAAATCCACTAGAACAAATCTGGTTAGAGGGAAGGATTCTATGGGTACAGGAATTTGCAATCTAGCTCCTGGCCACTGAGGTGTCATGCTCAGCACACATCATCTCTCCATTTGTCCTTTCACTCTTAAGGGTGGTATTCTGAATGCTTTGTTTTATGGATATCGAAATTAAGCTCTACAAACAGTCCAGCTGATTTAGATTCTTTTAATCATACAGTTCCAGTATGCTAAACAATTTCCTGGGATGGACACTTTAAAGACTTTGGACTTGCTTTGTGCTTAGCTGCAGAGAGAACAAACAAAAAGCTCTGAAGCactgcttcaaaaaaaaaaaaaaaaaaggaactgagtTATGGAACACACCCAGAATTCATCTCTATTCCATCAACATAAACTGTGACCCTAAGCACGTGCTTATCCCACTTCAGCCCAGCTCTACCTAGTCAGGATCCTTTTATTGGATAATCATTACAATCTACTGAAAAACAAGGGCCAACTACGGGCATAATCCCTAAACTGGGCTGTTTGTTGATTCTGTTTTAAAATCAGACTAATTCAGTTCCAGCCTGATTGGCCTACCCTAGCCTTTTGCCATTTGGACAAACTTCAGCAATCACTTAATACAGTTAATTATTCATCGTGCCAGAAGGATTAGCACTAGAGGCAAAAAGCTATTTTCTATCAGAGTGCCAATACAAAGAGATCAGAGGCCCTAATTCCATTTCTCACACCCACAAACCACAGAGACttaggtcagttctttttcccttcccacaACTATATTAAATCTCCATGTCAGTTCAGGGGATAAAACGTTAGATGACAAGTGAAGAAGCACGTATGTAACAGCAGCAGAGAAGTCCAAGATCAACTTGAACATGCTTCTAGAGAACTTACCCCATTCTCCCATAGGCCTTGCTGTACTTGGAATCGATTTCTATTGCTCTCTCACAATCCTTTATTGCATCCGTGTAGTGACCTAGTTTGCTTTGGGCAGCTGCCctaaaaggagagagggggaggagatagagaggagagacagacagacacaaagggagagggagagagggagacaaagacagacagacaaagggagagagagaagaaaaa from Trichosurus vulpecula isolate mTriVul1 chromosome 1, mTriVul1.pri, whole genome shotgun sequence includes:
- the SGTB gene encoding small glutamine-rich tetratricopeptide repeat-containing protein beta codes for the protein MSSIKHLVYAVIHFLREQSQIDTYTSDEQESLEVAIQCLETVFKISSEDTHLAVSQPLTEMFTNSFCKNDILPLSNSLSEDVGKADQLKDEGNNHMKEENYGAAVDCYTQAIELDPNNAVYYCNRAAAQSKLGHYTDAIKDCERAIEIDSKYSKAYGRMGLALTAMNKYEEAITSYQKALDLDPENDSYKSNLKIAEQKLREVASPTGTGLSFDMASLINNPAFISMAASLMQNPQVQQLMSGMMTNAIGGPAAGVGGLTDLSSLIQAGQQFAQQIQQQNPELIEQLRNHVRSRSFSSSTEEHS